From the Halomonas meridiana genome, one window contains:
- a CDS encoding helicase-related protein gives MLKLEEIKQDAQVRGIKPDEVVRVVAVVPVGADALTIYFKDSQGAVHEQMLFRDNEPNLSLAQAGRPWAFDAPGADFKLGLEAYRISQAALFDPMMAVHTSNVEPLPHQISAVYEAMLPRQPLRFVLADDPGAGKTIMAGLLIRELLMRADAKRILIVSPGGLTDQWQDELLEKFGVQFEIFSREKQEQCASGNYFDEQNQLICRLDQLSRNELYQQKLANTEWDLIIVDEAHKLSANYFGNKINKTKRFQLGELLGSITRHFLLMTATPHNGKEEDFQIWLSLIDSDRFYGKFREGAHKVDVSDMMQRRVKEELLKFDGTPLFPERRAYTANYDLSDSEASLYEQVTDYVRNEMNRADALSGKRKGTVGFALTQLQRRLASSPEAIYQSLKRRRRKLEDRLNEMKLMARGQAIHEGKVASTLGTYAVQKQIELPDNLDELDEELSAEEYELYAEQVVDQATAAETVPELEAEILILQDLEEQASQLVASGNDRKWEELSHLLQDSPEMYTSGGSRRKLIIFTEHKDTLNYLVDRIRSLLGCPEAVITIHGGTNRDERRKAQEQFRNDPDVLVLVATDAAGEGVNLQNANLMANYDLPWNPNRLEQRFGRIHRIGQTEVCHLWNLVANETREGAVFQKLFDKLEVEKSALGGKVFDILGEAFENTSLKDLLVEAIRYGESDEVKSRLEQVIEGALDTDHLREIIRRNALVEQHMGLEELYAVKEEMEKAEARKLQPYFIRAFFTEAFQGLRGEMRPREQGRYEVRHVPAAIRERDRIVGESRTPVLRKYERICFEKEHVRLPGKPMADLIHPMHPLMHATTDLVLQAHRAKLKQGAVLVDPNDDSTEPKVLFMVDHSVREVEKQINGSPRVVSRRLQFVEIDEQGRATHAGWAPHLDMQPIDDHELNLVQDVLKAPWVTGDLEALALNHAVQALVPEHFREVKGRRERHADKVLNAVNERLVKEINYWSDRYIKLTDDMKAGKQPRMQPEMARRRVDELTERLNQRRSELDAMKQVVSSTPVVIGGALVIPQGLLAQRQGETQFSVDAQARARIEQLAMQAVMDAERAMGNQVFDVSGQKCGWDVTARPPANTDGSILPDRHIEVKGRAKGQSTITVSRNEIIYGLNQADKFWLAIVIVEGDSVEGPYYVQKPFTSEPDFGVASINYDLEELLSKAAPVGVFE, from the coding sequence ATGCTGAAGCTGGAAGAGATCAAACAGGATGCTCAGGTTCGCGGCATCAAGCCTGATGAGGTGGTACGAGTTGTAGCCGTGGTGCCGGTGGGCGCCGATGCGCTGACCATCTACTTCAAGGATAGCCAGGGCGCGGTTCATGAGCAGATGCTGTTTCGTGACAACGAGCCCAACCTCTCGCTAGCCCAGGCTGGGCGTCCTTGGGCCTTTGACGCCCCCGGCGCTGACTTCAAGCTGGGCCTAGAGGCCTACCGCATCAGCCAGGCGGCGCTGTTCGATCCCATGATGGCAGTTCATACCTCTAACGTGGAGCCGCTCCCTCACCAAATATCTGCTGTCTACGAGGCTATGCTACCTCGTCAGCCGCTACGTTTTGTACTGGCTGATGATCCCGGTGCTGGTAAAACCATCATGGCGGGCCTGTTGATTCGCGAGCTGCTGATGCGTGCCGATGCTAAGCGCATCCTCATCGTGTCGCCCGGCGGGCTGACCGACCAATGGCAGGATGAGCTGCTAGAGAAATTTGGCGTGCAGTTCGAAATCTTTAGCCGCGAGAAACAGGAGCAGTGCGCTTCTGGTAACTATTTCGATGAGCAAAACCAACTGATCTGCCGCTTGGACCAGCTCTCGCGCAACGAGCTTTATCAACAGAAGCTCGCCAATACGGAGTGGGATCTGATAATTGTCGATGAGGCCCACAAGCTATCGGCCAACTACTTCGGCAATAAGATCAACAAGACCAAGCGCTTCCAACTCGGTGAGCTGCTAGGCTCGATTACCCGCCACTTTTTGTTGATGACGGCCACCCCGCATAATGGCAAGGAAGAAGACTTCCAGATTTGGCTATCGCTGATTGATAGCGACCGCTTCTACGGCAAGTTCCGCGAAGGTGCCCACAAGGTCGATGTTTCCGACATGATGCAGCGTAGGGTTAAGGAAGAGCTGCTCAAGTTCGATGGCACCCCACTTTTCCCTGAGCGCCGCGCCTACACCGCTAATTACGACCTCTCCGACTCAGAGGCTTCGCTCTACGAGCAAGTGACCGACTACGTTCGCAACGAAATGAACCGAGCCGATGCGCTCTCTGGTAAACGAAAGGGCACTGTAGGTTTCGCACTAACTCAGCTGCAGCGGCGGTTGGCGTCCAGCCCAGAGGCGATTTACCAGTCTCTCAAGCGGCGCCGTCGCAAGTTGGAAGACCGCCTTAATGAGATGAAGCTCATGGCTCGTGGTCAGGCTATTCATGAAGGGAAAGTCGCCTCCACCCTGGGCACTTATGCGGTACAGAAGCAGATTGAACTGCCAGATAATTTAGACGAGCTAGATGAAGAACTGAGCGCCGAGGAGTACGAGCTCTACGCCGAACAGGTAGTGGATCAGGCCACCGCCGCGGAGACTGTGCCCGAATTGGAGGCTGAGATACTGATTCTTCAGGACTTAGAGGAGCAGGCCTCGCAGCTGGTCGCATCTGGTAACGACCGCAAGTGGGAAGAGCTTTCGCACCTGCTACAAGACAGCCCTGAGATGTACACGTCCGGCGGCAGTCGCCGAAAGCTGATCATCTTCACCGAGCATAAAGATACGCTCAACTATCTGGTTGATCGCATCCGCAGCCTGTTGGGCTGCCCTGAGGCGGTGATCACCATCCATGGCGGCACTAACCGTGATGAGCGCCGTAAAGCCCAAGAGCAGTTCCGCAACGACCCGGATGTGCTGGTATTAGTGGCCACCGATGCCGCCGGTGAGGGCGTTAACCTACAGAATGCCAACTTGATGGCGAATTATGATTTGCCTTGGAACCCTAATCGCTTGGAACAGCGCTTCGGGCGAATTCACCGCATCGGCCAGACTGAGGTCTGCCACCTATGGAACCTGGTGGCTAATGAGACGCGTGAAGGTGCCGTATTTCAGAAGCTTTTCGACAAGCTCGAGGTGGAGAAGAGCGCGCTTGGTGGCAAGGTCTTCGATATTCTTGGTGAGGCGTTTGAGAATACTTCGCTGAAAGACCTGTTAGTAGAAGCCATTCGCTATGGCGAGTCCGACGAAGTGAAGTCGCGGTTAGAGCAGGTGATTGAAGGTGCGTTGGATACCGACCACTTGCGCGAGATCATTCGCCGGAATGCCCTGGTCGAACAGCATATGGGCCTGGAAGAGCTCTACGCGGTGAAGGAGGAGATGGAGAAGGCCGAAGCACGCAAGCTGCAGCCCTACTTTATCCGCGCTTTTTTCACTGAAGCATTTCAAGGGCTGCGAGGCGAAATGCGCCCAAGAGAGCAAGGGCGCTATGAAGTACGCCACGTTCCCGCCGCCATACGTGAGCGGGATCGCATCGTTGGAGAAAGTAGAACGCCAGTGCTGAGAAAATATGAGCGTATCTGCTTTGAGAAAGAGCATGTACGCCTGCCTGGCAAGCCCATGGCTGATTTGATTCACCCCATGCACCCGCTAATGCATGCCACGACCGATTTGGTGCTGCAGGCCCACAGGGCCAAGCTAAAGCAGGGCGCCGTGCTGGTAGACCCCAACGACGACAGCACTGAGCCTAAAGTGCTGTTCATGGTCGATCACTCGGTGCGTGAAGTTGAGAAACAGATCAACGGCTCGCCCAGGGTGGTTTCACGCCGCCTACAGTTCGTGGAAATCGACGAGCAGGGCAGAGCGACTCATGCGGGCTGGGCGCCGCATTTGGACATGCAGCCCATCGATGATCATGAACTCAACCTGGTGCAGGATGTGCTCAAAGCGCCATGGGTCACTGGCGACCTAGAGGCCCTGGCGCTCAATCACGCTGTGCAGGCGCTAGTGCCAGAGCACTTCCGCGAGGTGAAGGGGCGCCGCGAACGCCACGCCGACAAGGTGCTCAATGCCGTCAACGAGCGGTTGGTCAAGGAGATCAATTACTGGTCTGACCGTTACATCAAGCTCACCGACGATATGAAGGCCGGAAAGCAGCCGCGCATGCAGCCAGAGATGGCGCGCAGGCGGGTGGATGAACTGACCGAGCGGCTCAACCAGCGCCGCAGCGAGCTCGATGCCATGAAGCAGGTGGTCTCCAGCACGCCGGTGGTGATCGGCGGCGCCCTGGTGATTCCTCAGGGCTTGCTGGCCCAGCGCCAAGGCGAAACTCAGTTCAGCGTCGATGCCCAGGCTCGCGCCCGCATCGAACAGCTCGCCATGCAAGCGGTAATGGACGCCGAGCGCGCCATG
- a CDS encoding lysozyme inhibitor LprI family protein: MKSQTAIKAALIVGACVTALVSLPVAAETAHSDQYYACLGNIDDSAFRNSQLDNCVEGELERQDVVLNREYQQLRGSFSQDQQSALLAGQRAWLNFRESWCQLEGVTDYAPGGELNYKLCMMSQTAKQIDLIVSLQP, from the coding sequence ATGAAGAGTCAGACAGCTATCAAGGCGGCGTTGATTGTTGGGGCATGTGTTACTGCATTAGTGTCGTTGCCTGTTGCCGCAGAAACAGCGCATTCAGACCAGTACTATGCGTGCTTAGGCAATATTGATGATAGTGCTTTTAGAAACTCTCAGCTAGATAACTGCGTAGAAGGCGAGCTTGAAAGGCAGGATGTGGTGCTTAATCGCGAGTACCAACAGCTACGTGGAAGCTTTTCGCAAGATCAGCAGTCAGCACTGCTTGCTGGTCAGCGAGCGTGGCTCAATTTTCGAGAGAGCTGGTGCCAGCTTGAAGGCGTGACAGATTACGCCCCAGGTGGTGAATTAAATTATAAGCTTTGTATGATGAGCCAAACCGCTAAGCAGATTGATCTGATTGTGTCGCTGCAACCTTGA
- the radC gene encoding DNA repair protein RadC translates to MPHSKLKAGEVAGTYLVTSPVTEKDIITMAKRFARRKLAKGRKITQPSQAFEHLQLLIQDYEHEVFSVLFLDSQHRVIRFEELFRGTIDSASVYPREVLKAAIAYNAAAVILVHNHPSGDPEPSDADRRITERLKEALGLMDIRVIDHVVVGSDGCKSLAEMGYI, encoded by the coding sequence ATGCCCCATAGCAAACTCAAAGCCGGTGAAGTGGCGGGCACCTACTTAGTCACATCACCGGTCACGGAAAAAGACATCATTACCATGGCCAAGCGCTTCGCACGCCGCAAGCTCGCCAAAGGCCGCAAGATTACTCAGCCTTCGCAAGCGTTTGAGCACCTACAGCTTTTGATTCAGGACTATGAGCACGAGGTGTTCAGCGTGCTGTTCCTCGATAGCCAACATCGTGTCATCCGCTTTGAAGAGCTTTTTCGCGGCACGATTGATTCAGCCAGCGTGTACCCACGAGAGGTACTAAAAGCGGCAATCGCTTACAACGCCGCCGCTGTCATTCTGGTGCATAACCACCCCAGCGGTGATCCTGAGCCTAGCGATGCGGATCGGCGTATTACTGAACGCCTCAAAGAAGCGCTTGGCTTGATGGATATACGGGTGATTGATCATGTGGTAGTGGGAAGCGATGGGTGCAAATCACTTGCTGAGATGGGATATATCTAA